Proteins from one Gemmatimonadaceae bacterium genomic window:
- a CDS encoding YajQ family cyclic di-GMP-binding protein gives MPQNASFDVTTGVDLQEVDNAVNQAQKEISQRYDFKGSNSTIEFKRAEDLILLVADSDFQMRALFDVLQSKLIKRGVPVKNLDIGEIKQAAGDTVRREVKLKTALDADTAKKVAAAIKDAKLKKVQASIQGDQVRITSPSKDDLQDAIALLRKGDFGVELKFGNYR, from the coding sequence ATGCCCCAAAACGCCTCTTTCGACGTGACCACCGGCGTCGATCTCCAGGAAGTCGACAACGCCGTCAACCAGGCGCAGAAGGAGATCAGCCAGCGCTATGACTTCAAGGGCTCGAACTCGACGATCGAGTTCAAACGCGCCGAAGATTTGATTCTGCTCGTGGCCGACAGCGATTTTCAAATGCGCGCGCTGTTCGACGTGTTGCAGTCGAAGCTCATCAAGCGCGGCGTGCCGGTGAAGAATCTCGACATCGGCGAGATCAAGCAGGCGGCCGGCGACACCGTGCGCCGCGAGGTGAAGCTCAAGACCGCGCTCGATGCCGACACGGCGAAGAAAGTCGCGGCCGCGATCAAGGACGCGAAGCTCAAGAAGGTGCAGGCATCGATTCAGGGCGACCAGGTACGCATCACCTCTCCGTCGAAGGATGATCTGCAGGACGCGATCGCCTTGCTGCGAAAGGGCGACTTCGGCGTCGAGCTCAAATTCGGCAACTATCGCTGA
- a CDS encoding Gfo/Idh/MocA family oxidoreductase, which produces MKDTVRIGVVGAGAIAQLAHLPVLAKMRGTQLVALCDNDRPKARSLADRFAVPDVFTDIEDMLEVDELDAVVVATPNHLHEPHVLAALASKRHVLCERPLSLTSRGVERILAAAARADRTVAVANNHRYRTDVQTLSRFIQGGELGKIIGTRGGAYQFKRSPEGWRYRRAEAGGGAFLDHGVPLLDLALWLADYPDPVRVTAHMDRGRGAGAVEEAMVVQLECAGGASFLFDVSSAYVGEAERSWFEVLATRGSARLAPLRVVKELNGRPTDVSPSGAAGRESAFIQSYRAELAHFVSVVRGEVAYEPPSDQVTLHRVIEAIYKAAEEGKEFRF; this is translated from the coding sequence ATGAAAGATACCGTTCGTATCGGAGTCGTCGGCGCCGGAGCCATCGCTCAACTGGCGCATTTACCCGTGCTCGCGAAAATGCGCGGCACGCAGCTCGTGGCATTGTGCGACAATGATCGGCCGAAAGCGCGATCGCTCGCCGACCGTTTCGCGGTGCCCGATGTCTTCACGGACATCGAGGACATGCTCGAGGTGGACGAGCTCGATGCCGTCGTCGTCGCGACGCCGAATCACCTGCACGAGCCGCACGTGCTCGCCGCGCTCGCGTCGAAGCGTCACGTACTCTGCGAGCGTCCACTCTCGCTGACGTCGCGCGGTGTGGAGCGCATCCTCGCGGCGGCCGCGCGGGCCGATCGCACGGTGGCGGTGGCCAACAACCATCGCTATCGCACCGACGTGCAAACGCTCTCGCGATTCATCCAGGGCGGCGAGCTGGGGAAGATCATCGGCACGCGCGGTGGCGCGTATCAGTTCAAGCGGTCGCCCGAAGGCTGGCGCTATCGCCGCGCCGAGGCGGGCGGCGGCGCATTTCTGGATCACGGTGTGCCGCTGTTGGATCTCGCGTTATGGCTCGCGGACTATCCCGATCCCGTGCGGGTGACCGCCCACATGGATCGCGGCCGTGGAGCGGGCGCGGTGGAAGAGGCGATGGTCGTGCAGCTCGAGTGCGCCGGTGGAGCGTCGTTTCTGTTCGACGTCTCGTCGGCCTACGTCGGCGAAGCCGAGCGCTCGTGGTTCGAGGTGCTCGCGACGCGCGGCAGCGCACGTCTCGCGCCGCTACGCGTCGTGAAGGAACTGAACGGCCGCCCGACCGACGTGTCGCCGAGCGGAGCGGCTGGGCGCGAGAGCGCGTTCATTCAGTCGTATCGCGCCGAGCTGGCGCACTTCGTCAGCGTCGTGCGCGGCGAAGTCGCGTATGAGCCGCCAAGCGATCAGGTGACGTTGCACCGAGTGATCGAGGCGATTTACAAAGCGGCCGAGGAAGGGAAGGAGTTCAGGTTCTAG
- the pxpB gene encoding 5-oxoprolinase subunit PxpB, whose translation MHLAPLGDHAVLVTLGDSIGEATHRRVQAAVARIDHARIRGVVDLVPAFASVAVHYDPRAVEGDGGSPYARLRDRLRRELSDLTNEELPPARVVEIPVCYGDELGPDLDEVATMHEMSAADVIRLHSDALYLVYMVGFMPGFAYLGGLPELIATPRRSSPRSAVPAGTVGIGGSQTGVYPLVSPGGWNLIGRTPRKMFDIGRDEATLLATGDRVRFRPITRAEFDDWRE comes from the coding sequence ATGCATCTCGCACCACTCGGCGACCACGCCGTCCTCGTCACGCTCGGCGACTCGATCGGCGAAGCGACACATCGCCGCGTGCAGGCCGCGGTCGCGCGCATCGACCACGCGCGAATCCGCGGCGTCGTCGACCTGGTTCCCGCGTTCGCAAGCGTGGCGGTGCACTATGACCCGCGCGCCGTCGAAGGCGACGGCGGCAGTCCATACGCGCGGCTGCGCGACAGACTTCGGCGGGAGCTGTCCGATCTCACGAACGAAGAACTGCCGCCCGCCCGGGTCGTCGAGATCCCGGTGTGCTATGGGGACGAGCTCGGCCCCGATTTGGACGAGGTCGCGACGATGCATGAGATGTCCGCGGCTGACGTGATTCGTCTGCACAGCGACGCCCTGTATCTCGTGTACATGGTCGGGTTCATGCCCGGCTTCGCGTATCTCGGCGGCTTGCCGGAGCTGATCGCGACGCCCCGGCGCTCGTCGCCTCGATCCGCCGTGCCCGCCGGCACGGTAGGCATCGGCGGGAGTCAAACGGGCGTATATCCGCTCGTGTCGCCCGGTGGGTGGAACCTGATTGGCCGCACGCCGCGCAAGATGTTCGACATTGGTCGCGACGAAGCGACTTTGCTCGCGACAGGCGACCGCGTTCGCTTTCGTCCCATCACACGCGCCGAGTTCGACGATTGGCGCGAGTGA
- a CDS encoding 5-oxoprolinase subunit PxpA: MNDRVDLNCDMGESFGAYHIGADEEVFPFITSANVACGFHGGDPSVMRTTLARARQRRVAVGAHPGFPDLIGFGRRTLDVTPDETYDMVVYQVGALLGFAKAANVDLQHVKAHGALYNMAAAKPELAAAIARAVHDVDKQLILFGLPGSHLISEGESAGLTTASEAFADRNYMPDGSLVSRRRPDAQVHGADEAVSRAIRMVREGKVRAIDGNDIAIKADTICIHGDGPHAAEFAQRLRESFEAAGISVQPLKAQS, encoded by the coding sequence ATGAACGACCGCGTGGATCTCAATTGTGACATGGGCGAGAGCTTCGGCGCGTATCACATCGGCGCCGACGAGGAAGTCTTTCCGTTCATCACGTCGGCAAACGTGGCGTGCGGGTTCCACGGCGGCGACCCGTCGGTGATGCGAACGACGCTTGCGCGCGCGCGCCAGCGCCGAGTGGCGGTCGGCGCGCACCCCGGATTTCCCGATCTGATCGGCTTCGGCAGGCGCACGCTCGACGTCACGCCCGACGAGACGTACGACATGGTGGTGTATCAAGTCGGCGCCCTGCTCGGATTCGCGAAGGCGGCGAACGTCGACCTCCAGCACGTGAAGGCGCACGGCGCGCTGTACAACATGGCGGCCGCGAAGCCCGAGCTTGCCGCCGCGATCGCTCGTGCCGTGCACGACGTCGACAAGCAGCTCATCCTGTTCGGATTGCCCGGCAGCCACCTCATCAGCGAAGGCGAATCCGCGGGATTGACAACGGCGAGCGAAGCCTTCGCGGATCGCAATTACATGCCGGACGGCTCACTCGTTTCGCGTCGCCGGCCGGATGCGCAGGTGCACGGCGCCGACGAAGCGGTGTCGCGCGCCATTCGCATGGTGCGCGAAGGCAAGGTTCGCGCGATCGACGGCAACGACATCGCGATCAAGGCCGACACCATTTGTATTCACGGCGACGGGCCGCACGCCGCCGAATTCGCTCAACGCCTGCGCGAATCGTTCGAGGCGGCCGGCATTTCAGTGCAGCCGCTCAAAGCACAGTCGTGA
- the rimO gene encoding 30S ribosomal protein S12 methylthiotransferase RimO: MLKVSVITLGCDKNTVDSERYVAQLADRGAVYTDDMADADVIVVNTCGFIDAAKKESIDALVEAGRLKDAGSCKAVVGVGCMVQRHKNELVDALPEIDVFLGSSEMDRLIPELEERGLLAEGDVPAVHPGVRAFAGGLRHVRYLKISEGCDHGCAFCAIPLMRGKHRSFALDEIVHEAQLLEAQGARELNLVAQDLAHYGRDRRDDKLSLPDVLEALVRETTIPWIRMLYLYSAGLTPRLLELMATESRVLPYLDMPIQHASDAVLARMRRPERQRTIREKVERIRAMIPDLAIRTTCIVGFPGETDEDFETLLAFLEEIQFERVGAFTYSPQEGTRAAAMDDDVPDDVKRERLERLNETQRLITAERYEQRLGQTTRVLVDRVEEGVVQARTAWQADDIDGVTNVSGADDVAPGSFLDVRLDDVVEDVDFNATLVRVVSAPSVSQRPMRTLHVMGTIGSFGR, translated from the coding sequence GTGCTCAAAGTCTCCGTCATCACGCTCGGCTGCGATAAAAACACCGTCGATTCGGAGCGCTACGTCGCTCAGCTCGCCGACCGCGGCGCCGTCTACACCGACGACATGGCCGACGCGGACGTGATCGTCGTGAACACATGCGGTTTCATCGACGCCGCGAAGAAGGAATCGATCGACGCGCTGGTCGAAGCCGGCCGCCTCAAGGACGCGGGCAGCTGCAAGGCGGTCGTCGGTGTCGGCTGCATGGTGCAGCGACACAAGAACGAACTCGTCGACGCGCTGCCCGAAATCGATGTGTTTCTCGGGTCCTCCGAGATGGATCGGCTCATTCCGGAGCTCGAGGAGCGCGGGCTGCTCGCGGAAGGCGACGTGCCGGCGGTGCATCCGGGCGTTCGTGCGTTCGCCGGCGGCCTTCGCCATGTGCGCTACCTGAAGATCAGCGAAGGTTGCGATCACGGCTGCGCATTCTGCGCGATTCCACTCATGCGCGGCAAGCATCGGTCGTTCGCGCTCGACGAGATCGTCCACGAAGCGCAGTTGCTCGAGGCGCAGGGCGCGCGCGAGCTCAATCTCGTGGCGCAGGATCTCGCGCACTACGGGCGCGATCGCCGCGATGACAAGCTGAGTCTCCCGGATGTGCTCGAGGCACTCGTACGTGAGACGACGATTCCATGGATTCGGATGTTGTATCTGTATTCGGCCGGTCTCACGCCGCGACTGCTCGAGCTCATGGCCACCGAGTCGCGCGTGCTGCCGTATCTCGACATGCCGATTCAACACGCGTCCGACGCGGTGCTCGCGCGCATGCGGCGGCCCGAGCGTCAGCGCACCATCCGCGAGAAAGTCGAACGCATTCGCGCGATGATTCCGGATCTTGCCATTCGCACGACGTGCATCGTCGGTTTCCCCGGCGAGACGGACGAAGATTTCGAGACGCTGCTCGCGTTCCTCGAGGAAATTCAATTCGAGCGCGTCGGTGCGTTCACGTATTCGCCGCAGGAAGGAACACGCGCCGCGGCGATGGATGACGACGTGCCCGACGACGTGAAGCGCGAGCGCCTCGAGCGATTGAACGAGACGCAGCGCCTGATCACCGCCGAGCGATACGAGCAACGCCTCGGCCAGACGACGCGCGTGCTCGTCGATCGCGTCGAAGAGGGCGTCGTGCAGGCGCGCACGGCGTGGCAGGCGGACGACATCGACGGAGTCACGAATGTATCCGGTGCCGACGATGTCGCGCCGGGCAGCTTTCTCGACGTGCGGCTGGACGACGTCGTCGAAGATGTCGACTTCAACGCGACGCTCGTCCGCGTAGTCTCGGCGCCGTCGGTGTCGCAACGTCCGATGCGTACGCTGCATGTCATGGGAACGATCGGTAGCTTCGGGCGATGA
- the hemL gene encoding glutamate-1-semialdehyde 2,1-aminomutase: MTGRSHEIMERARALFPGGVNSPVRAFRGVGGEPFVVERGQGSRIWDADGREYIDYVLSWGPLILGHAPRVVLQALEQVMQRGTSFGIPTELEVELGELIVERMPHIEMMRFVSSGTEATMSAVRLARAATGREVVLKFDGCYHGHGDSFLVRAGSGVATLGLPNSPGVPDALASLTVVAPFNDLAAVEELLRQHDVAAIIVEPVIGNAGFIAPDPAFLPGLRKLCDAHGVLLIFDEVMVGFRVAYGGARERFGVIADLTTLGKVIGGGLPVAAYGGRADLMEQIAPNGPVYQAGTLSGNPLAMAGGLATLRGLTPEVHDAISARTTRLVQGLRESAARRGVPFTADSAGSMWGFFFRAEPVRNFSDAKTSDVERFKRFFHAALDRGVYLAPSAFEAAFMSSAHSDADVDETLNRLDEAMALA; the protein is encoded by the coding sequence ATGACGGGACGATCGCACGAGATCATGGAACGCGCCCGTGCACTGTTTCCGGGCGGGGTAAATTCGCCGGTGCGCGCGTTTCGCGGCGTGGGTGGAGAGCCGTTCGTCGTCGAGCGCGGACAGGGCTCGCGCATCTGGGACGCCGACGGACGCGAGTACATCGACTACGTGTTGTCGTGGGGGCCGCTCATTCTCGGCCACGCGCCGCGCGTCGTGCTGCAGGCGCTCGAACAAGTCATGCAACGCGGAACGAGCTTCGGCATTCCGACGGAGCTCGAGGTCGAGCTCGGAGAGCTCATCGTCGAACGCATGCCGCACATCGAAATGATGCGCTTCGTGTCGAGCGGCACCGAAGCGACGATGAGTGCCGTCCGTCTGGCGCGCGCCGCAACGGGACGCGAGGTCGTACTCAAATTCGATGGATGCTATCACGGACACGGCGATTCCTTTCTCGTGCGTGCTGGATCGGGCGTCGCCACGCTGGGTCTACCAAATTCGCCGGGCGTGCCCGATGCATTGGCGTCACTCACCGTGGTGGCGCCGTTCAACGATCTCGCTGCCGTCGAAGAGTTGCTGCGGCAGCACGACGTCGCGGCGATCATCGTCGAACCGGTGATTGGCAACGCGGGGTTCATCGCGCCCGATCCAGCCTTTCTGCCGGGATTGCGCAAGTTGTGCGACGCGCACGGCGTGTTACTGATCTTTGACGAAGTGATGGTGGGATTTCGCGTCGCCTATGGTGGCGCGCGGGAACGTTTCGGTGTCATCGCGGATCTGACGACGCTCGGGAAAGTGATCGGCGGCGGCTTGCCCGTCGCCGCGTATGGCGGGCGCGCCGATTTGATGGAGCAAATTGCGCCGAACGGCCCCGTGTACCAGGCGGGGACGTTGTCGGGCAATCCGCTCGCGATGGCTGGCGGACTTGCGACACTCCGCGGGCTCACGCCCGAGGTGCACGACGCGATCTCGGCGCGCACGACACGACTGGTCCAGGGACTGCGCGAGAGTGCGGCTCGCCGTGGCGTGCCGTTCACGGCCGACAGCGCCGGATCGATGTGGGGCTTTTTCTTCCGCGCCGAGCCTGTTCGAAATTTCTCGGATGCGAAGACGTCGGATGTCGAGCGATTCAAACGCTTCTTCCATGCGGCGCTCGATCGCGGCGTGTATCTCGCACCGTCTGCGTTCGAGGCGGCATTCATGTCATCCGCGCATTCGGACGCCGACGTCGACGAGACGCTGAACCGGCTGGACGAGGCGATGGCGCTCGCATGA
- a CDS encoding SpoIID/LytB domain-containing protein gives MMRRRLLTLFVAAACTTSSSPTPVVTTIPIDVGGAPASAPRGRTTSPSAPPRAPATHSEQPTRDLGVRDVGDTTIRVMLGVYPATPRVGGPSGIMLTDRSGGFMGRTNDATAWRIERDGRMLRGVRSDGVPTSWAEGPLYARALGGGLLDVAGKPYRGDAAFFGTDSGVMVVNVVRIDDYLRGVVPLEIGTRAPDDSAAIQAQAVTARSYAYVHLASPSARNYDVTGGTQDQVYGGVAAETDVASQAVESTRTLVLKYAGRVVNAPYSSTCGGSTAAASELWRTNDEPYLQRVSDQIPGTGRYYCDIAPRFRWTKTLEAATVNAALSRYLASYAKVPNGRVGVAREVSVGGHTPSGRVATTTITTDRGSFVVRGNDIRYVLRQPGGEILNSTDFSVESISAADGSLARLIIHGTGYGHGVGMCQWGAIGRARAGQDFRLILSTYYPGTTVGPAAADDR, from the coding sequence ATGATGCGTCGGCGGCTGCTCACGCTGTTCGTCGCGGCGGCGTGCACCACCTCTTCGTCGCCGACGCCGGTCGTGACGACGATTCCGATCGACGTGGGTGGAGCGCCCGCATCGGCGCCGCGCGGTCGGACGACGTCGCCATCCGCGCCACCTCGCGCACCGGCAACGCACTCGGAACAACCGACACGCGACCTCGGCGTTCGCGACGTTGGTGATACGACGATCCGCGTGATGCTCGGCGTGTATCCCGCGACGCCGCGTGTTGGGGGCCCGTCCGGCATCATGCTCACCGATCGCTCGGGCGGCTTCATGGGCCGCACCAACGACGCGACGGCGTGGCGCATCGAACGTGACGGGCGCATGCTGCGTGGGGTGCGAAGCGACGGCGTACCGACGTCGTGGGCCGAAGGACCACTCTATGCGCGCGCGCTCGGCGGCGGTCTGCTGGATGTCGCCGGCAAACCGTATCGCGGCGATGCGGCGTTCTTCGGAACCGACAGCGGCGTGATGGTCGTGAACGTGGTGCGCATCGACGATTATCTGCGCGGCGTCGTTCCGCTCGAGATCGGCACGCGCGCGCCCGATGATTCGGCGGCGATCCAGGCGCAGGCGGTGACGGCGCGCAGTTACGCGTACGTCCATCTCGCATCACCGAGTGCGCGCAATTACGACGTGACGGGCGGCACGCAGGATCAGGTGTACGGCGGTGTCGCCGCCGAGACGGACGTCGCATCGCAAGCGGTGGAGTCGACGCGCACGCTCGTGCTCAAGTATGCGGGGCGCGTCGTGAATGCGCCGTACTCGTCGACGTGCGGCGGCAGCACGGCGGCGGCATCCGAGTTGTGGCGTACGAACGACGAGCCGTATCTCCAGCGCGTGAGCGATCAGATTCCGGGCACCGGTCGTTATTACTGCGACATCGCGCCGCGCTTCCGATGGACGAAAACGCTCGAGGCGGCAACGGTGAACGCGGCGCTGTCGCGCTATCTGGCGAGCTACGCGAAGGTGCCGAACGGGCGCGTTGGTGTCGCGCGTGAGGTCTCGGTCGGTGGACATACACCGTCGGGCCGCGTCGCCACGACGACGATCACCACGGACCGCGGGAGCTTCGTCGTACGCGGCAACGACATTCGATACGTCCTTCGGCAGCCGGGCGGCGAAATCCTCAACAGCACCGATTTTTCCGTCGAGTCGATCTCGGCAGCCGATGGATCGCTCGCGCGGTTGATCATTCACGGCACCGGCTACGGTCACGGCGTCGGGATGTGTCAGTGGGGCGCGATTGGACGCGCGCGCGCCGGCCAGGATTTTCGTTTGATTCTGAGCACGTACTACCCCGGGACGACTGTGGGGCCCGCCGCTGCCGACGATCGATGA
- a CDS encoding DUF4173 domain-containing protein, whose product MTGYPLDLAATAPAPTHPSEPLRPGTQRAVLFTAGLLGVAGDSLLRDGPTGIGLPLWVGVFGLNAVSLAWKENRAIGREAAAWLMSAFAFSAALAWRNGDALQFFDFAATLACLALAAIALSSPTGAVWTRQVRTLVMAAINVARTALWGFAPLLLGIRSTEPEHASRRAGTWHTIARSAALGIVVLAIFGALLRGADPIFASIVSLPDFDLALTASHVIVSVFFAWLVAGWARGALREPRLGSEAPLPIPQLGSPEITTVLGALNVLFAAYVATQIAWFFGGENFLRAHTGLTAAAYARSGFFQMVTVVALVVPLLLSTRSLLRPEPALARRHTALSLPLLALVAAMVVSAALRMKLYVQFYGLTIDRFYPLVFMGWASVVLVAIACTVLRDRGGFVPALLMSGFAVLAALNFADPDAIVARVNVDRAARLGADKLDVPHLAQLRGTAVPLALSIVLDEARQTPAKDRCIAARMLLARWSRHPAPSLRATGDASWRLWNADDVMAMRSVSAKAHALRDVAHRSCAAARETTSELPAPQR is encoded by the coding sequence ATGACAGGCTACCCACTCGATCTCGCCGCAACCGCGCCAGCGCCAACGCACCCGTCGGAGCCTCTCCGCCCCGGAACCCAGCGGGCCGTGCTGTTCACGGCCGGCCTGCTCGGCGTCGCCGGCGACAGTCTCCTCCGCGACGGGCCAACCGGCATAGGGCTGCCACTCTGGGTCGGCGTGTTTGGTCTGAACGCCGTGTCACTCGCCTGGAAGGAAAACCGCGCGATCGGACGCGAGGCCGCCGCATGGCTCATGAGCGCCTTCGCATTCAGTGCCGCGCTCGCGTGGCGGAACGGTGACGCGCTGCAATTCTTCGACTTTGCCGCCACGCTCGCGTGCCTCGCCCTCGCCGCGATCGCGCTGAGCTCACCGACCGGCGCTGTCTGGACTCGCCAAGTGCGGACGCTCGTCATGGCGGCGATCAACGTCGCGCGCACCGCCTTGTGGGGGTTCGCACCACTGCTCCTCGGTATTCGATCCACCGAACCCGAGCACGCATCGCGGCGCGCCGGAACCTGGCACACCATCGCGCGGTCGGCGGCGCTGGGCATCGTCGTGCTCGCGATCTTCGGCGCACTCCTCCGCGGCGCCGATCCAATCTTCGCAAGCATCGTCTCGTTGCCTGACTTCGACCTCGCACTCACCGCGAGTCACGTCATCGTTTCCGTGTTCTTCGCTTGGCTCGTCGCCGGTTGGGCGCGCGGAGCGTTGCGCGAACCTCGGCTCGGTTCCGAAGCACCGTTGCCAATTCCGCAACTTGGCTCGCCCGAAATCACCACCGTGCTCGGCGCCCTGAACGTGTTGTTCGCGGCGTACGTCGCGACGCAAATCGCCTGGTTCTTCGGCGGCGAAAACTTTTTGCGCGCGCACACCGGACTTACCGCCGCTGCGTACGCCCGCAGCGGATTCTTCCAGATGGTGACGGTCGTGGCGCTCGTCGTGCCGCTGCTTCTCTCGACGCGATCGCTGCTCCGCCCCGAGCCGGCGCTCGCGCGCCGTCATACCGCCCTGTCGCTTCCGCTGCTGGCTCTCGTCGCCGCCATGGTGGTCTCCGCGGCGCTCCGCATGAAGCTGTACGTCCAGTTCTACGGTTTGACGATCGACCGATTCTATCCGCTCGTCTTCATGGGGTGGGCCTCGGTCGTGCTCGTGGCAATCGCGTGCACTGTCTTGCGCGATCGCGGCGGTTTTGTGCCTGCGTTGTTGATGTCAGGTTTCGCGGTGCTCGCGGCGCTCAATTTCGCCGACCCCGATGCGATCGTCGCGCGTGTCAACGTCGATCGCGCCGCGCGACTCGGGGCAGACAAGCTGGATGTGCCACATCTGGCGCAGCTGCGCGGGACGGCTGTGCCGCTTGCGCTCTCGATCGTGCTCGACGAAGCGAGGCAGACGCCTGCCAAGGACAGATGCATTGCGGCGCGCATGCTGCTCGCTCGCTGGAGCCGCCATCCGGCGCCCAGTCTTCGGGCAACCGGCGATGCATCGTGGCGGCTGTGGAATGCCGACGACGTAATGGCGATGCGCTCCGTCAGCGCGAAGGCCCACGCGCTTCGCGACGTCGCGCATCGCTCGTGCGCCGCGGCGCGCGAGACGACGAGCGAACTACCCGCGCCTCAGCGATAG
- a CDS encoding biotin-dependent carboxyltransferase family protein, with product MSVRVIGAGLQTTVQDLGRPAHMRQGIPGGGAMDRRACRVANLLVGNDERAAVLEAALIGPSIEFHATTLIAVAGGDLEASIDGTRLPVWHAALVPAGATLRLGAATTGCRAYVAFAGGIDVPCVFESRSTYLRAAFGGVDGRAIRAGDVVGLGEPSSMSRHIAASLARENGAVGIAHWSAGATLRPAYSVEPTVRLLDGTHTSLLSEPSRQRLFTERFRISASSDRMGYRLEGTPLSLERPIELLSEAVAFGTMQLPPGGAPIVLMADRQTTGGYPRIGEVASVDLPLIAQLKPGDFVRFEPISLDDAQALYLAQEAELAQARAGLEWRFSRGTT from the coding sequence GTGAGCGTTCGTGTAATCGGCGCCGGACTTCAAACGACAGTCCAGGATCTCGGCCGGCCGGCGCACATGCGGCAAGGCATTCCCGGCGGCGGAGCGATGGATCGCCGGGCGTGTCGCGTGGCGAACTTGCTCGTCGGGAACGACGAACGCGCCGCCGTGCTCGAGGCGGCGCTCATCGGACCGTCGATTGAATTTCATGCGACGACGTTGATTGCCGTCGCCGGCGGCGATCTAGAAGCGTCGATCGACGGAACGCGACTCCCCGTGTGGCACGCCGCGCTGGTTCCCGCGGGCGCGACGCTGCGCCTTGGCGCGGCGACGACCGGTTGCCGCGCATACGTCGCCTTCGCCGGCGGTATCGACGTGCCATGTGTGTTCGAGAGTCGCTCCACGTATCTGCGCGCGGCGTTTGGCGGCGTCGATGGACGTGCGATTCGCGCGGGTGACGTCGTGGGGTTAGGCGAACCCTCCTCGATGTCGCGACACATCGCGGCATCGCTCGCTCGCGAGAATGGGGCGGTCGGCATCGCGCATTGGAGCGCCGGCGCGACGCTGCGTCCGGCGTATTCGGTGGAGCCCACGGTGCGATTGCTCGACGGCACGCACACGTCGCTCCTGTCCGAACCTTCGCGCCAGCGCCTGTTCACCGAACGATTTCGGATTTCGGCGAGCTCGGACCGAATGGGCTATCGACTGGAGGGAACGCCGCTTTCCCTCGAGCGGCCTATCGAGCTGCTTTCCGAAGCGGTGGCATTTGGGACCATGCAGCTGCCGCCCGGCGGTGCACCGATCGTGCTGATGGCGGATCGACAGACGACGGGCGGCTACCCGCGCATCGGCGAAGTCGCGAGCGTCGATTTGCCGCTGATCGCGCAGCTCAAGCCGGGCGACTTCGTGCGCTTTGAGCCGATCTCGCTGGACGACGCGCAGGCGCTGTACCTTGCGCAGGAAGCGGAGCTTGCGCAGGCGCGCGCGGGACTCGAATGGCGGTTTTCGCGAGGAACGACATGA